In a genomic window of Magnolia sinica isolate HGM2019 chromosome 14, MsV1, whole genome shotgun sequence:
- the LOC131224797 gene encoding uncharacterized protein LOC131224797 encodes MGKIEEEEEEANLKSQLVTDICFIASRFTSCPHRRRHPRKPAFIDWYLLLRIKEDAGIDAIRKQYRQLALQLHPDKNRHPKAEVAFKLISEAYACLSDKVKRKAFNCERQNSFCNECDARFQSENHNPANFPNTEKLKQCYSAERARSNRVLQTLKLRERLKEEAKVIENCLRAHEASKKEFPLFDPSDYLFFPNYPHHRSQIFINPNKDFRGVPHTGNIRMHDYKRGKCESPVYEIRSGNRSARTRPTTCRS; translated from the exons atgggaaagatagaagaagaagaagaagaggctaATCTCAAATCACAGCTAGTGACTGACATCTGCTTCATAGCATCCAGATTTACTTCCTGCCCGCACCGTCGCCGACACCCAAGAAAACCTGCTTTCATAGATTGGTATCTTCTTCTTCGA ATCAAAGAAGATGCTGGAATCGACGCCATCAGGAAGCAATATCGTCAATTGG CTTTACAACTTCATCCAGATAAGAACAGGCATCCAAAGGCTGAGGTTGCATTCAAGCTCATCTCAGAG GCATATGCATGTCTTTCCGACAAAGTAAAAAGAAAAGCCTTCAACTGTGAGAGACAGAACAGCTTCTGCAATGAATGCGACGCAAGATTCCAGTCTGAAAACCACAATCCGGCCAACTTTCCAAACACTGAAAAACTGAAGCAATGCTATTCTGCAGAAAGGGCAAGATCAAATAGAGTTTTACAGACTCTGAAACTCAGAGAGAGACTCAAGGAGGAAGCCAAGGTGATAGAGAACTGCTTGAGAGCCCATGAAGCTTCCAAGAAAGAATTTCCACTTTTTGATCCATCAGACTATCTATTCTTTCCGAATTACCCACACCACCGGTCTCAGATTTTCATTAATCCCAACAAGGACTTTCGGGGGGTCCCACATACTGGAAATATTCGAATGCATGACTACAAAAGAGGGAAGTGTGAATCCCCAGTTTATGAGATCAGATCAGGAAACCGATCGGCCCGGACCAGGCCCACCACATGCAGATCCTGA